A genomic window from Rhizobium sp. 007 includes:
- the rocF gene encoding arginase, with the protein MEVQSRSVTLIGVPVEEGSGRRGAAMGPAALRIAGVDQTLIDLGHDVRDEGDIHVVPARDLPNHPKAHNLRLIGAYTRALEASTYEAAAAGRFPLILGGDHSLSMGSVSGMARYAAEKDRPLFVLWLDAHSDFNSPATSPSGNMHGMPVAFFSGQAEVAEILPKDRPLVDPRNVFQVGIRSVDPSERVEIQKHGVNVFDMRSIDEQGIAATMRHIVSTIEKANGLLHVSLDVDFLDPDIAPGVGTTVPGGATFREAHLVMEMLSDSGLVSSLDLVELNPFLDDRGKSARVLVELTASLFGRRIFDRPTRAA; encoded by the coding sequence ATGGAAGTTCAATCTCGATCAGTCACACTCATTGGTGTTCCGGTAGAGGAAGGCTCGGGCCGGCGCGGGGCGGCGATGGGGCCGGCAGCGCTACGCATTGCCGGTGTGGACCAGACACTGATAGACCTCGGCCACGATGTGCGCGATGAAGGCGACATCCACGTCGTTCCGGCACGTGACCTTCCGAACCATCCGAAGGCGCACAATCTGCGTCTCATTGGCGCCTATACGCGTGCGCTCGAAGCCAGCACCTACGAGGCCGCTGCGGCCGGACGCTTCCCGCTGATTCTCGGCGGCGACCACAGCCTGTCGATGGGCAGTGTCTCCGGCATGGCACGTTACGCGGCCGAAAAAGACCGCCCGCTCTTCGTGCTCTGGCTCGACGCCCATTCCGACTTCAATTCGCCGGCGACGTCGCCTTCCGGCAATATGCATGGCATGCCCGTCGCTTTCTTCAGCGGTCAGGCCGAGGTCGCCGAAATCCTGCCTAAGGACCGGCCCCTCGTTGACCCGCGCAATGTGTTCCAGGTTGGCATCCGCTCCGTCGATCCGTCCGAACGCGTGGAAATCCAAAAGCACGGCGTCAACGTCTTCGACATGCGCTCGATCGATGAGCAGGGCATCGCAGCCACCATGCGCCATATCGTCAGCACAATCGAAAAAGCGAACGGCCTTCTGCATGTAAGCCTCGACGTCGATTTCCTCGACCCGGATATCGCACCTGGCGTCGGCACCACCGTCCCGGGCGGCGCGACATTTCGCGAAGCGCACCTCGTCATGGAAATGCTCTCCGATAGCGGGCTCGTTTCGTCGCTTGATCTCGTCGAGCTCAATCCGTTTCTGGACGATCGCGGCAAGAGTGCCCGCGTTCTCGTGGAACTGACGGCAAGCCTCTTCGGCCGCCGCATCTTCGATCGTCCGACACGCGCCGCATAA
- a CDS encoding translocation/assembly module TamB domain-containing protein translates to MQALTKFVSWTIRVIGFATGAALILAAIAIAILGFTSFGSRIVTEEVAEALSNRDMKIAVREPSGLLTGGLRAAEITISDTRGVFAQITGLSIDWNPLALLRGAFHASELSLGSVNIIRKPVRTIPSPPASGEDEGFSLPIKIDVDRIAISDINLSEKFAGRAFTLTARGNLQADQNGGNAVINISRHDVPDAKLSADLAFMPDQNQLRLKAQLSEPKGGLVAAFLSLPGDPSVDIVVDGEGPVSDWNGRLQAALDGQQRASIKGHHALTQDGLHHLDLKGGGDLSTLLPPAFRPLFSGQTNIDVSATFNNRGKLDIQTGNIATGSVVIAASGALDRAGNNSLNVNVLGTSGPVDFRWPLADGEARFMVTGLNLALTGDAQSARLNASASLDAATLPQVTIGNVKLTAKSDAFNLAKRSGAVQLRMVAGDTTFLNPDVNRAVRGPVTLAAPLQISADGVGFNGTTFESANASGTVNGTYKLTDNTLTGNAKLTVQPAALPPAIASRFDTPISIDTQIAGTIPSKINLSDLVVKSGTIETAGSVVLDGESLTASLSGRLPDVRKLLETAEGEASYTVNASGPLTALAIKANLKAATLRTAGRTLGDLDVNISGAADPDAPQGTINAKVTIDGQPISIVADAQSKGGVINVPSFSADVGSNRLRGNVQLSSRFEPTGALTFDFPDIGLLAALGGQRAQGDLKGALDIANDNGKIALKVTAAGNGLQRDTFSIVRPDIAITVTDLKALSANGIVKAGEMSAGANKLTEPVLNFVQQQNRTKFDLNAAYDDNPVLAEGDLETKAGATTIRLDRFSGKPRNIPVELSQPAEIAIANGQAALSGLTVKTGSGSVAVTGSAGETLDINAVISDLPASLANGFVPKLNAEGAISGTVSVKGTPATPIADFKLDWKNAATSHTKSAHLAPFGVVATGKFADNKLDFDASVDGSEGLSLKSRGNVVVAGTDGQSLKIDADVVNLPARIANGFVPDLAAEGAITGTVSASGRLSAPAVDFDLDWKDAATSQTKGAGLKALGLSATGKLADNKLDFDADLTGAANTGLSADGSIVIAGTAVQSLDVNANLNNVPASIANSFVPALAAEGTISGTAKASGTLAAPAVDFDLDWKDAATSQTKQAKLAPFGLSATGKLADNKLDFDADLTGAANTGLSADGSIVIAGTAVQSLDVNANLNNVPASIANSFVPALAAEGTISGTAKASGTLAAPAVDFDLDWKDAATSQTKGAGLKALGLSATGKFADNKLDFDANLSGPAEMGLKANGNVVIAGTAVQNLDVNANLNNVPASIANSFVPALAAEGTISGTAKASGTLAAPAVDFDLDWKDAATSQTKQAKLAPFGLSATGKLADNKLDFDADLTGAANTGLSADGSIVIAGTAVQSLDVNANLNNVPASIANSFVPALAAEGTISGTAKASGTLAAPAVDFDLDWKDAATSQTKQAKLAPFGLSATGKLADNKLDFDADLTGAANTGLSADGSIVIAGTAVQSLDVNANLNNVPASIANSFVPALAAEGTISGTAKASGTLAAPAVDFDLDWKDAATSQTKGAGLKALGLSATGKFADNRLDFDTSANAADGVALKAAGKVVVAEKTIQSLEIDANVTNVPASIANGFVPGLAAGGTVSGTVTASGTLSSPAVDFRLDWKDLATSQTKGAKLSSLNLSATGKFADNKLDFDANASGADGASLKAIGNVAIAGKTVESLKVDADIADLPAGIANNFVPGLAAEGVLSGTVVAEGSLASPTADFKLNWKNAATSHTKKAGLSQLAVNATGKLANNRLDFDANMNGADNVTLKAGGNVMIEGTVVKSLKVDANVSNLPASVANGFVPGLAAEGTISGTASVSGPLSAPKVDFKLNWKNAATSQTKGAGLSPFAITANGELADNTLTIDTDLTGDSGLSMKGGGTVAITGSRALNLQFRGNLPFAILAAQLAQQGFVADGTADIDLRITGTAAGPVINGSIATSGAKLVDVRRNLALDNVVANITMNGEQATISRLSGNFASGGSVTASGTVGIRPGSGYPVNIEVRLDKAVYVDGTLVVATVDGNLGLRGPLLTNPVLSGRLNVEKASITVPDKLPTSLREINIKHVNAPPAVRAQLRDENAQKAGEKSTTLALDLQISAPSKIFVRGRGIDSELGGSVTIRGTAATPVVSGGFTMRRGRLTMLNRRLNFTDKSRITFAGDLTPALDMEASSTSGTTTLTVDVTGLATDPSITFSSSPTLPQDEVLAQLIFGQSMSKLSPVQIAQLADAVSQLAGGRSTSLFEGLRNQLGVDDLNISTDEKGQTSVSVGRYLNERTYFELQQGGEAGAKAVINLDVGRGVKLRGAGGGNGAGEAGIVYEHEY, encoded by the coding sequence ATGCAAGCGCTGACGAAATTCGTGAGTTGGACCATCCGTGTGATCGGCTTTGCGACCGGTGCTGCACTGATCCTTGCCGCGATAGCCATTGCGATCCTCGGCTTCACCTCGTTCGGCTCGCGCATTGTCACGGAGGAAGTCGCGGAAGCCCTTTCGAACCGCGACATGAAAATTGCGGTCCGCGAGCCAAGCGGCCTGCTGACCGGCGGATTACGCGCTGCGGAGATAACGATCTCAGATACGCGCGGGGTATTCGCGCAGATAACCGGTCTCTCGATAGACTGGAACCCGCTGGCGCTGCTCCGCGGCGCATTCCACGCAAGCGAACTCTCCCTCGGCTCGGTCAATATTATCCGAAAGCCGGTGCGTACCATTCCCTCACCACCAGCAAGCGGTGAGGACGAGGGATTCAGCCTGCCGATCAAGATCGATGTCGACAGGATCGCCATCTCGGACATCAATCTGAGCGAGAAATTCGCGGGACGCGCGTTTACTTTAACGGCGCGCGGCAATCTGCAGGCCGACCAGAATGGCGGGAATGCCGTAATCAATATCAGCCGTCACGATGTGCCGGACGCCAAGCTCTCGGCTGATTTGGCGTTCATGCCCGATCAGAACCAGTTGCGGCTGAAGGCGCAGCTATCTGAACCGAAGGGGGGGCTGGTTGCAGCTTTCCTATCGCTGCCGGGCGACCCTTCAGTCGATATCGTCGTCGATGGCGAAGGGCCGGTTTCGGATTGGAACGGCAGGCTTCAAGCCGCCCTGGACGGTCAGCAACGCGCTTCAATCAAAGGACATCATGCGCTCACACAGGACGGCCTGCACCATCTTGATCTCAAGGGCGGCGGCGATCTGAGCACCCTTCTGCCGCCGGCCTTCCGGCCATTGTTTTCCGGCCAGACGAACATCGATGTCTCCGCCACCTTCAACAATAGAGGCAAACTCGATATCCAGACCGGCAACATAGCAACCGGCAGCGTCGTCATTGCGGCATCCGGCGCCCTGGATCGGGCGGGAAACAACAGCCTGAACGTCAACGTGCTCGGTACGTCAGGCCCCGTCGATTTTCGTTGGCCGCTTGCCGATGGCGAAGCCCGTTTCATGGTGACCGGTCTAAACCTCGCCCTCACGGGCGATGCGCAATCGGCACGGCTGAACGCCAGTGCTTCGCTCGATGCCGCAACATTGCCTCAGGTGACGATCGGCAACGTAAAGCTGACGGCAAAGAGCGACGCTTTCAACCTGGCCAAGCGTTCCGGTGCCGTTCAATTGCGCATGGTTGCCGGTGATACGACGTTCCTGAACCCGGATGTCAATCGGGCAGTACGAGGTCCTGTAACGCTTGCCGCGCCGCTCCAAATCTCCGCCGATGGCGTAGGCTTCAACGGGACGACATTTGAAAGCGCCAATGCAAGCGGCACCGTCAACGGCACCTACAAGCTTACCGACAACACGCTGACGGGAAATGCGAAGCTTACAGTTCAACCCGCGGCACTGCCGCCTGCTATCGCGTCGCGCTTCGATACGCCGATCTCGATCGATACACAGATCGCCGGAACCATTCCGTCCAAGATCAACCTCTCGGATCTCGTCGTCAAATCCGGAACGATCGAAACTGCCGGCTCCGTGGTGCTTGACGGCGAAAGCCTCACCGCCAGCCTTTCCGGGCGGCTGCCGGATGTAAGGAAGCTTCTGGAAACTGCCGAAGGCGAGGCGAGCTATACGGTCAATGCTAGCGGCCCGCTGACAGCCCTGGCGATAAAGGCAAATCTGAAGGCCGCAACTCTTCGCACCGCTGGCCGCACGCTTGGTGATCTGGACGTCAACATTTCCGGCGCGGCTGATCCTGACGCACCGCAAGGTACCATCAATGCCAAGGTCACGATCGACGGCCAACCGATTTCCATCGTTGCCGACGCGCAGTCCAAAGGCGGTGTCATCAACGTTCCGTCTTTCAGTGCGGACGTCGGCAGCAACCGGCTGCGAGGCAATGTCCAACTGTCCTCACGCTTCGAGCCGACCGGAGCGCTCACCTTCGATTTTCCGGATATCGGCCTGCTAGCCGCACTCGGCGGGCAGAGAGCCCAAGGCGATCTCAAGGGTGCGCTCGACATCGCCAACGACAATGGCAAGATCGCGCTAAAGGTGACGGCCGCAGGAAATGGCTTGCAGCGCGACACGTTTTCGATCGTGAGACCGGACATCGCTATCACCGTCACCGATCTCAAAGCCCTTTCCGCCAACGGCATCGTCAAGGCCGGCGAGATGTCGGCAGGCGCCAACAAGCTCACTGAACCGGTGCTGAACTTCGTGCAGCAACAGAACCGCACGAAGTTCGATCTTAACGCTGCCTACGACGATAATCCGGTGCTTGCCGAAGGCGATCTTGAAACAAAAGCAGGCGCGACGACGATCCGGCTCGATCGATTTTCAGGCAAACCACGCAACATTCCGGTTGAGCTCTCCCAACCCGCCGAAATCGCGATTGCGAACGGCCAGGCCGCGTTGAGCGGCCTCACGGTCAAGACCGGAAGCGGTTCCGTGGCGGTGACCGGCTCGGCGGGCGAGACGCTCGACATCAATGCGGTCATCAGCGACCTGCCCGCAAGCCTCGCCAACGGTTTCGTTCCCAAGCTGAATGCCGAAGGTGCCATCTCCGGCACAGTATCGGTCAAGGGAACGCCGGCGACGCCGATTGCGGATTTCAAGCTCGACTGGAAGAATGCCGCAACTAGCCACACCAAGAGCGCGCATCTTGCGCCGTTCGGCGTCGTCGCGACCGGAAAATTCGCCGATAACAAGCTCGACTTCGACGCAAGTGTCGATGGTTCCGAGGGACTGTCCTTGAAATCCCGCGGAAATGTTGTTGTGGCCGGAACGGACGGACAAAGCCTGAAAATCGATGCCGATGTCGTCAACCTTCCGGCGCGCATCGCCAACGGCTTCGTTCCGGATCTTGCAGCCGAAGGCGCGATAACCGGGACCGTATCCGCTTCTGGAAGGCTCTCCGCACCGGCCGTTGATTTCGATCTTGATTGGAAGGACGCAGCCACAAGCCAGACCAAGGGTGCCGGATTGAAAGCGCTCGGCCTGAGCGCCACCGGCAAACTCGCAGATAACAAGCTTGACTTCGATGCAGATCTGACCGGGGCAGCCAACACGGGACTGAGCGCGGACGGGAGCATTGTTATCGCCGGCACGGCGGTCCAAAGTCTCGACGTGAATGCCAATCTCAACAATGTCCCGGCAAGCATTGCAAACAGCTTCGTGCCCGCACTTGCCGCGGAGGGCACGATCTCCGGAACTGCCAAGGCATCGGGAACACTTGCTGCGCCGGCCGTCGATTTCGACCTCGACTGGAAAGACGCAGCCACGAGCCAGACGAAACAGGCAAAGCTTGCTCCGTTCGGCCTGAGCGCCACCGGCAAACTCGCAGATAACAAGCTCGACTTCGATGCAGATCTGACCGGGGCAGCCAACACGGGACTGAGCGCGGACGGGAGCATTGTTATCGCCGGCACGGCGGTCCAAAGTCTCGACGTGAATGCCAATCTCAACAATGTCCCGGCAAGCATTGCAAACAGCTTCGTGCCCGCACTTGCCGCGGAGGGCACGATCTCCGGAACTGCCAAGGCATCGGGAACACTTGCTGCGCCGGCCGTCGATTTCGATCTTGATTGGAAGGACGCAGCCACAAGCCAGACCAAGGGTGCCGGATTGAAAGCGCTCGGGCTGAGCGCCACTGGCAAATTTGCCGATAACAAGCTCGACTTCGATGCGAACCTATCGGGCCCAGCCGAAATGGGTCTCAAGGCAAACGGCAATGTCGTGATTGCCGGCACGGCGGTCCAAAACCTCGACGTGAATGCCAATCTCAACAATGTCCCGGCAAGCATTGCAAACAGCTTCGTGCCCGCACTTGCCGCCGAAGGAACGATCTCTGGAACTGCCAAGGCATCGGGAACACTTGCTGCGCCGGCCGTCGATTTCGACCTCGACTGGAAAGACGCAGCCACGAGCCAGACGAAACAGGCAAAGCTTGCTCCGTTCGGCCTGAGCGCCACCGGCAAACTCGCAGATAACAAGCTTGACTTCGATGCAGATCTGACCGGGGCAGCCAACACGGGACTGAGCGCGGACGGGAGCATTGTTATCGCCGGCACGGCGGTCCAAAGTCTCGACGTGAATGCCAATCTCAACAATGTCCCGGCAAGCATTGCAAACAGCTTCGTGCCCGCACTTGCCGCGGAGGGCACGATCTCCGGAACTGCCAAGGCATCGGGAACACTTGCTGCGCCGGCCGTCGATTTCGACCTCGACTGGAAAGACGCAGCCACGAGCCAGACGAAACAGGCAAAGCTTGCTCCGTTCGGCCTGAGCGCCACCGGCAAACTCGCAGATAACAAGCTCGACTTCGATGCAGATCTGACCGGGGCAGCCAACACGGGACTGAGCGCGGACGGGAGCATTGTTATCGCCGGCACGGCGGTCCAAAGTCTCGACGTGAATGCCAATCTCAACAATGTCCCGGCAAGCATTGCAAACAGCTTCGTGCCCGCACTTGCCGCGGAGGGCACGATCTCCGGAACTGCCAAGGCATCGGGAACACTTGCTGCGCCGGCCGTCGATTTCGACCTCGACTGGAAAGACGCAGCCACAAGCCAGACCAAGGGTGCCGGATTGAAAGCGCTCGGGCTGAGCGCCACTGGCAAATTTGCCGATAACAGGCTCGACTTCGATACAAGTGCGAATGCCGCCGATGGCGTGGCTTTGAAAGCGGCGGGTAAGGTCGTTGTTGCTGAAAAGACTATTCAGAGCTTGGAGATTGACGCGAACGTCACCAACGTTCCAGCAAGCATCGCAAACGGCTTCGTCCCGGGCCTGGCTGCCGGGGGTACCGTTTCGGGAACGGTGACAGCCTCTGGGACGCTCTCCTCACCTGCCGTTGATTTCAGACTCGATTGGAAGGACTTGGCGACAAGTCAGACGAAGGGCGCCAAGCTGTCGTCGCTGAACCTCAGCGCGACCGGAAAGTTTGCCGACAACAAGCTCGATTTCGACGCGAATGCGAGCGGTGCTGACGGAGCTTCGTTGAAAGCTATCGGCAATGTCGCAATTGCCGGCAAGACAGTCGAGAGCCTGAAGGTGGACGCCGACATTGCCGATCTACCGGCAGGCATCGCCAACAATTTCGTGCCAGGCCTTGCGGCAGAAGGTGTCCTTTCTGGCACGGTTGTGGCTGAGGGAAGCCTTGCTTCCCCGACAGCCGATTTCAAACTCAACTGGAAGAACGCGGCAACCAGCCACACCAAGAAGGCAGGACTGTCCCAGCTCGCGGTGAACGCGACCGGCAAGCTTGCGAACAACAGGCTCGACTTCGATGCTAACATGAACGGCGCTGACAACGTCACGCTGAAAGCCGGCGGCAATGTCATGATAGAGGGCACAGTCGTCAAGAGCCTCAAGGTGGACGCCAATGTCTCCAATCTTCCGGCGAGCGTGGCAAACGGTTTCGTACCGGGCCTCGCCGCCGAAGGAACGATCTCCGGAACCGCATCGGTTTCGGGGCCGCTTTCCGCTCCGAAGGTTGATTTCAAGCTCAACTGGAAGAATGCGGCGACCAGCCAAACCAAAGGCGCCGGGCTCTCGCCTTTCGCAATCACCGCGAACGGCGAGCTCGCCGATAACACACTCACCATCGATACCGACCTTACCGGCGACAGCGGCCTTTCGATGAAGGGTGGCGGCACCGTTGCGATCACCGGCAGTCGGGCCCTCAACCTGCAATTCCGCGGCAACCTCCCCTTTGCCATCTTGGCTGCACAGTTGGCGCAACAGGGCTTTGTCGCGGACGGTACCGCCGACATAGACCTCCGTATCACCGGCACGGCCGCCGGCCCCGTCATCAACGGGTCTATCGCGACCAGCGGCGCCAAGCTGGTCGATGTCCGCAGGAACCTTGCGCTCGACAATGTCGTCGCCAACATCACCATGAATGGCGAGCAGGCCACCATTTCCCGCCTAAGCGGCAATTTCGCGAGCGGCGGCAGCGTTACGGCGAGCGGTACGGTCGGGATCCGGCCGGGCAGCGGCTATCCGGTAAACATCGAGGTTAGGCTGGACAAGGCAGTCTATGTTGACGGAACGCTTGTCGTCGCGACGGTCGATGGCAATCTCGGTCTGCGGGGTCCGCTTCTCACCAACCCGGTGCTGAGCGGCAGGTTGAACGTCGAAAAAGCATCGATCACCGTGCCGGACAAGCTGCCGACTTCACTGCGCGAAATCAACATTAAGCACGTGAATGCACCACCTGCGGTGCGTGCCCAGCTGCGCGACGAAAACGCGCAGAAGGCCGGCGAGAAATCAACGACGCTCGCGCTCGACCTGCAGATTAGCGCGCCGTCGAAAATCTTCGTCCGCGGCCGCGGCATCGATTCGGAACTTGGAGGCAGTGTCACGATCAGAGGAACGGCGGCAACGCCCGTCGTTTCCGGCGGCTTCACCATGCGTCGCGGACGCTTGACCATGCTTAATCGCCGCCTGAACTTCACCGACAAGAGCCGCATTACGTTTGCTGGCGACTTGACGCCGGCGCTCGATATGGAAGCGAGCTCCACTTCGGGAACGACGACGCTCACCGTCGATGTCACGGGACTTGCGACAGATCCCTCGATCACCTTCTCGTCCTCGCCGACCTTGCCGCAGGATGAAGTGCTGGCGCAGCTCATATTCGGCCAATCGATGTCGAAGCTCTCGCCGGTCCAGATCGCGCAGCTCGCCGATGCGGTGAGCCAGCTGGCGGGTGGACGTTCGACCTCGCTTTTCGAGGGGCTCCGCAACCAACTTGGTGTCGACGACCTCAACATCAGCACCGACGAGAAGGGGCAGACAAGTGTCAGCGTCGGCCGCTATCTGAACGAGCGCACCTATTTCGAGTTGCAGCAAGGCGGCGAAGCAGGCGCCAAGGCAGTCATCAATCTCGATGTCGGGCGTGGCGTGAAATTACGTGGTGCTGGGGGTGGAAATGGCGCCGGCGAAGCCGGCATCGTCTACGAACATGAATACTAG
- a CDS encoding Lrp/AsnC family transcriptional regulator, which produces MDDLDQELLSALRHNARTPVSSLAAMTGASRATVAARIDRLVESGTIAAFTIRTGHETRAAGVRAIVMIEVLGKLADRVADQLRGLPQVRALHSTNGKWDFVAELEDRDLVSFDETLRRIRLINGINSTETSILLKTRKSGF; this is translated from the coding sequence ATGGACGACCTTGATCAAGAACTTCTAAGCGCGCTTCGCCATAATGCTAGAACGCCGGTATCCTCTCTCGCCGCGATGACTGGCGCGTCGCGCGCGACCGTTGCCGCCCGTATCGACCGGCTTGTTGAAAGCGGCACCATTGCCGCTTTTACCATCCGGACCGGCCATGAAACGCGCGCCGCCGGCGTTCGTGCCATCGTCATGATCGAGGTACTCGGCAAGCTCGCCGACCGAGTAGCCGATCAGTTGCGCGGTCTCCCGCAGGTACGCGCGCTGCACAGCACCAACGGCAAATGGGATTTCGTCGCGGAGCTTGAGGATCGCGATCTCGTCTCCTTCGATGAGACGCTCCGCCGTATCCGGCTCATCAACGGCATCAATTCGACTGAAACCAGTATCCTGCTGAAAACCCGGAAGTCCGGATTCTAG
- the rocD gene encoding ornithine--oxo-acid transaminase, giving the protein MSTSADLIATEHQLGAHNYKPLDVVLTRGEGVYVWDTDGKRYLDCLSAYSAVNQGHCHPKILAAMVEQAGKLTLTSRAFRNDQLAHLYEELATLTGSHKILPMNSGAEAVETAIKAVRKWGYEVKGVPEGKAEIIVCADNFHGRTLTIVSFSTDPDARAGFGPYTPGFRMVPFGDAEAFAATINENTVAALIEPIQGEAGVIIPPEGYFKRVRELCTANNVTLILDEIQTGLGRTGKFLAEEHEGIEADVTLIGKALSGGFYPVSAVLSNSEVLGVLKPGQHGSTFGGNPLACAVARAALKVLTEEGMIENAEKMGAYFLDGLRSIRSNIVKDVRGRGLMMAIELEPEAGGARQYCYNLKERGLLAKDTHENTIRLAPPLVITKEQVEWAISEIEKTIA; this is encoded by the coding sequence ATGAGCACATCCGCAGATCTGATCGCCACCGAACACCAGCTTGGTGCGCATAACTACAAGCCGCTCGACGTCGTCCTGACCCGCGGCGAAGGGGTGTACGTCTGGGATACGGACGGCAAGCGGTATCTAGATTGCCTTTCCGCCTATTCGGCGGTCAATCAGGGACACTGCCATCCGAAGATCCTGGCGGCGATGGTCGAACAGGCCGGAAAGCTCACTCTTACCTCGCGCGCATTCCGCAACGACCAGCTCGCACATCTCTATGAGGAGCTGGCCACGCTCACCGGCTCTCACAAGATCCTGCCGATGAACTCCGGCGCCGAAGCCGTTGAGACGGCCATCAAGGCGGTTCGCAAATGGGGCTATGAAGTAAAGGGCGTTCCGGAAGGAAAGGCGGAGATCATCGTCTGCGCCGATAACTTCCATGGCCGGACGCTCACTATCGTCAGCTTTTCCACCGATCCGGACGCACGTGCCGGCTTCGGCCCCTATACGCCAGGCTTTCGCATGGTTCCCTTCGGCGATGCGGAAGCCTTCGCCGCCACCATCAACGAGAACACCGTTGCCGCCCTCATCGAGCCGATCCAGGGCGAAGCCGGTGTCATCATCCCGCCTGAGGGATATTTCAAGCGTGTCCGTGAGTTGTGCACTGCCAACAACGTCACGCTGATCCTCGACGAGATCCAGACAGGTCTCGGCCGGACGGGCAAATTCCTGGCGGAGGAGCATGAGGGCATTGAAGCCGACGTGACGCTGATCGGCAAGGCGCTTTCCGGTGGTTTCTATCCGGTATCGGCCGTCCTTTCCAACTCGGAAGTTCTCGGCGTGCTGAAACCCGGCCAGCATGGCTCGACGTTTGGAGGCAACCCTCTTGCTTGCGCCGTCGCGCGTGCGGCGCTGAAGGTGCTCACTGAGGAAGGCATGATCGAAAATGCCGAGAAGATGGGTGCATACTTCCTCGACGGCCTGAGGTCGATCCGCTCCAACATCGTCAAGGACGTGCGCGGCCGCGGCCTGATGATGGCGATCGAGCTGGAGCCGGAAGCAGGCGGCGCGCGGCAGTACTGCTATAATCTCAAGGAACGGGGCCTGCTGGCAAAGGATACGCATGAAAATACGATCCGCCTGGCGCCGCCGCTCGTCATCACCAAGGAACAGGTGGAATGGGCGATCTCTGAGATCGAGAAGACGATCGCATAA
- a CDS encoding chemotaxis protein CheW has protein sequence MTTINSNNFSGDTLEIIAFRLHDQEFCVKTTTIREIRGWAPSTPIPHAPADVIGVMNLRGSVIPIIDLAYKLGMKSTVANERSAIVVAEVHSMVIGMLVDRVSDILTIASSQVQPVPEVTASFDRAYCEGVIASENGMICFLNLAKMFKENETDELAA, from the coding sequence ATGACGACGATCAACTCAAATAACTTCAGCGGCGACACTCTCGAGATCATCGCATTCCGCCTGCATGATCAGGAGTTCTGCGTAAAGACGACCACCATCCGCGAAATCCGCGGCTGGGCGCCCTCGACGCCGATCCCGCATGCGCCCGCTGATGTCATCGGCGTCATGAACCTTCGCGGCTCAGTTATCCCGATCATCGATCTCGCCTATAAGCTCGGCATGAAGAGCACCGTCGCCAATGAGCGAAGCGCCATCGTTGTCGCCGAAGTGCACAGCATGGTCATCGGCATGCTTGTCGACCGCGTCTCCGACATTCTGACGATTGCCTCCAGCCAGGTTCAGCCCGTACCGGAAGTGACGGCATCCTTCGATCGCGCTTACTGCGAAGGCGTCATCGCCTCGGAGAACGGCATGATCTGCTTCCTGAACCTTGCCAAGATGTTCAAGGAAAACGAAACCGACGAACTGGCAGCGTAG